The Drosophila nasuta strain 15112-1781.00 chromosome 2L, ASM2355853v1, whole genome shotgun sequence genome window below encodes:
- the LOC132798425 gene encoding S-phase kinase-associated protein 1-like, with translation MAVIKLLTSDNVIIETEMDLIMCSGTIKGMLESCSGDDEIVPLPKVRSAILTKILQWAQFHRYEFANTTAEEEAENVCGVISPWDSDFINVDMSTLVELIEVANFLNIQRLLQLACKTAANMIAGKTSEEMRKILNIKNDLTSSEEAVMRKESK, from the exons ATGGCTGTCATTAAGCTACTGACTTCTGATAATGTCATCATTGAGACTGAAATGGATTTAATCATGTGCTCAGGCACTATAAAG gGTATGTTGGAGAGCTGCAGCGGAGACGATGAGATTGTACCGCTGCCAAAAGTGAGATCGGcgattttaacaaaaattcttCAATGGGCCCAATTTCATCGGTACGAGTTTGCGAATACAACTGCTGAGGAAGAAGCTGAAAACGTTTGCGGTGTGATTTCTCCATGGGATAGCGATTTCATTAACGTTGATATGAGCACCCTTGTCGAACTGATTGAAGTTGCCAACTTTTTGAACATTCAGCGTCTTTTGCAGTTGGCCTGCAAGACTGCGGCTAATATGATTGCGGGCAAGACCTCAGAGGAAATGCGCAAGATTTTGAACATCAAAAATGATTTAACCTCCTCGGAAGAAGCGGTGATGCGCAAGGagagcaaatga
- the LOC132798424 gene encoding protein no-on-transient A-like: MNSENISKPNEEPKMLGKRHLEDQDEISETAKKGRIEQGDKSWPLVVHEPNNQVAQLEGLKAFRNRVSGGVGRNRGYNNNNNNNNNNNKDLYFIEKKLQAIEGPNLELDSMDIEEFRFSNRNRLYVGNMPKDMGKEKLKEMFEPYGEINDLFVNVQKNLAFLKMEFHQNAVKAKRALDGSIVNGRTLRVRFAPSHPLVRVTNLSDCVSNELLHKGFEIFGPIERAVVVVDNRGNHKGEGIVEFVMRSSAMNCLSLCQERCFLLTAKLRPCIVEPLEINDDDDGMSEKMIAKSQAFNEERSVGPRFADLCSFEHEYATKYKCIIEYYKNKAAALQRELKYEEQKLEDELDYARTMRETELLRKELKRREADEERRKLELRMRHKQSQQLFSLEADPFHHQSDLLAPRFSRNRETGFGGFSDYNSRDSNLNSSPFVVFGDPNENSSYNQHDEVELVESYNASDSNYSTGNDTWNGGQSGIRHSLD, translated from the exons ATGAACAgcgaaaatatttcaaagccAAATGAGGAGCCCAAAATGCTTGGTAAGCGCCACTTGGAGGACCAAGATGAGATATCCGAGACCGCAAAGAAAGGTCGTATTGAGCAGGGAGAT AAATCGTGGCCGCTTGTTGTGCACGAGCCAAATAATCAAGTTGCTCAATTGGAAGGTCTGAAAGCCTTTCGCAATCGCGTCTCCGGTGGTGTTGGCAGGAATCGTggatacaacaacaacaacaacaacaataataacaacaacaaggattTGTACTTTATAGAGAAAAAACTGCAAGCCATTGAGGGCCCAAATCTTGAGCTGGACTCTATGGACATTGAAGAATTTCGCTTCTCTAACCGCAATCGTCTTTACGTTGGCAATATGCCGAAAGATATGGGAAAGGAGAAACTAAAGGAAATGTTTGAACCATACGGAGAAATTAACGATCTCTTCGTCAATGTGCAGAAGAACTTAGCCTTCCTCAAGATGGAGTTCCATCAGAATGCAGTGAAGGCTAAGCGTGCCCTAGATGGCTCGATTGTTAATGGACGCACATTGCGCGTTCGTTTTGCCCCAAGTCATCCATTGGTGCGTGTTACCAATTTGTCGGACTGTGTGTCGAACGAGTTATTGCATAAGGGCTTTGAGATCTTTGGGCCAATTGAgcgtgctgttgttgtggttgacAATCGTGGCAATCATAAGGGCGAGGGCATTGTGGAGTTTGTAATGCGATCATCGGCAATGAACTGTTTGAGCCTTTGCCAAGAGCGATGCTTTCTTCTAACTGCCAAATTGCGTCCGTGCATTGTCGAGCCCTTGGAGATcaatgatgacgacgatggaATGTCGGAAAAGATGATTGCGAAGTCACAAGCCTTTAATGAGGAACGTTCTGTTGGTCCACGTTTCGCTGATCTCTGTTCATTTGAGCATGAATACGCCaccaaatataaatgtataatagaGTATTATAAAAACAAGGCAGCTGCTCTTCAACGCGAACTCAAATACGAAGAACAAAAATTGGAGGACGAGTTGGACTACGCTCGAACTATGCGCGAAACGGAGTTGTTGCGAAAAG AGTTAAAGCGTCGTGAGGCTGACGAGGAGCGTCGCAAATTGGAGTTGCGAATGCGTCACAAGCAAAGTCAACAGTTGTTTTCGCTTGAGGCTGATCCATTTCATCATCAGTCAGATTTGCTTGCGCCTCGTTTTAGTCGGAACAGAGAAACTGGTTTTGGAGGCTTTAGTGATTATAATAGTCGCGACTCTAATTTGAACAGTAGcccatttgttgttttcggaG ATCCAAATGAGAACTCGTCTTATAATCAACAC GACGAGGTTGAACTCGTAGAATCCTATAATGCAAGCGATTCAAACTATAGCACTGGGAACGATACCTGGAATGGAGGCCAATCGGGAATACGTCACTCTCTTGATTAA